The following coding sequences lie in one Apium graveolens cultivar Ventura chromosome 1, ASM990537v1, whole genome shotgun sequence genomic window:
- the LOC141723360 gene encoding peptidyl-prolyl cis-trans isomerase 2-like: MTPEVFFDIAIGGTSSGRIIMKLFYDTTPITARNFRSLCTGMKGTSKISGKPLHYKGSTFHRIIPGVMCHGGDFTLDDGSGGESVFGSDKFLSENFIKKHTGRGILSMVNTKKGADGSQFFICTTKTDWLDGKHVAFGEVVQGMDVVKAMENVGLPDGSTTKPVTIIDSGEINFEDEEEPY; encoded by the coding sequence ATGACACCCGAGGTGTTCTTCGATATTGCAATAGGTGGCACATCATCTGGTCGTATCATAATGAAACTTTTTTATGATACCACTCCAATCACTGCTCGGAATTTTCGTTCACTTTGCACAGGAATGAAGGGAACTAGCAAGATATCAGGCAAACCCTTACACTACAAGGGATCCACTTTTCACCGAATTATTCCGGGAGTCATGTGTCATGGTGGGGATTTCACCCTTGACGATGGAAGTGGAGGAGAGTCCGTTTTTGGTTCTGacaagtttctttctgaaaattTCATTAAAAAACACACTGGTCGTGGAATTCTATCTATGGTGAATACTAAAAAAGGAGCTGACGGATCCCAGTTCTTCATTTGTACGACAAAGACAGATTGGTTGGATGGGAAACATGTTGCGTTTGGAGAAGTTGTACAAGGTATGGACGTTGTCAAGGCAATGGAGAATGTCGGATTGCCAGATGGATCGACTACCAAGCCAGTAACAATTATTGATAGTGGTGAGATCAATTTTGAAGACGAGGAGGAGCCCTATTAA
- the LOC141674195 gene encoding uncharacterized protein LOC141674195, which translates to MANPIVFFDMTIGGEPVGRMEIELYADECPITAENFRALCTGEKGIGRQGKPLHYKGSSFYHVNPSDSIAYVLGGDIINKSDYSKGESIYGDNFDIEKSVKRPDKPGTLTMNTGRTGAGNGSHFIISTKDSPFLKQYYPNIFGQVVSGLDVLNAITTTPTNSNVPTKLVIIADCGQLINGTAYGQNMTPEVFFDIAIGGTSSGRIIIKLFYDITPITAQNFRALCTGTKGISKTSGKPLHYKGSSFHRIIPGVMCHGGDFTLYDGSGGESVHGSDKFLSENFVKKHTGPGILSMVNTDKGADGSQFFICTTKTDWLDGKQVAFGEVVQGMDIVKAMEDVGLPDGSTTTPVTIVDCGEIKFNYPVEDEEPY; encoded by the coding sequence ATGGCAAACCCCATTGTTTTCTTTGATATGACAATCGGTGGAGAACCGGTGGGTCGCATGGAAATCGAGCTATACGCAGATGAATGTCCCATTACTGCTGAGAATTTTCGTGCACTTTGCACCGGCGAGAAGGGTATTGGTCGCCAAGGTAAGCCCTTGCATTACAAGGGTTCCAGTTTTTATCATGTGAATCCCTCGGATTCAATCGCCTATGTCCTGGGAGGTGATATTATCAATAAAAGTGATTACAGTAAAGGGGAGTCTATATATGGTGACAACTTTGATATTGAGAAGTCAGTCAAAAGGCCTGACAAACCAGGAACTTTGACAATGAACACCGGAAGAACAGGAGCAGGGAACGGATCGCACTTCATCATTTCCACCAAGGACAGTCCTTTCTTAAAACAATATTATCCCAATATTTTTGGACAAGTTGTCAGCGGCTTGGATGTGCTGAATGCTATCACTACTACTCCCACAAACTCTAATGTACCTACCAAACTGGTGATCATAGCAGACTGTGGGCAGCTCATCAATGGAACGGCTTATGGGCAGAACATGACTCCTGAGGTTTTCTTCGATATTGCAATAGGTGGCACATCATCTGGTCGAATCATAATAAAACTTTTTTATGATATCACTCCAATCACCGCTCAAAACTTTCGTGCACTATGCACAGGAACGAAGGGAATCAGCAAGACATCTGGAAAACCTTTACACTACAAGGGATCCAGTTTTCACCGAATTATTCCAGGAGTCATGTGCCATGGTGGGGATTTCACTCTTTACGATGGAAGTGGAGGAGAATCCGTTCATGGTTCTGacaagtttctttctgagaatTTCGTGAAAAAACACACTGGTCCTGGAATTTTGTCTATGGTGAATACTGATAAGGGGGCAGATGGATCCCAGTTCTTCATTTGCACAACAAAGACCGATTGGTTGGATGGAAAACAAGTTGCGTTTGGAGAAGTAGTACAAGGTATGGACATTGTCAAGGCGATGGAGGATGTTGGATTGCCAGATGGATCAACTACTACGCCGGTAACAATTGTTGATTGTGGTGAGATCAAATTTAATTATCCTGTTGAAGACGAGGAGCCCTATTGA